Genomic window (Tripterygium wilfordii isolate XIE 37 chromosome 11, ASM1340144v1, whole genome shotgun sequence):
CTTTTATCAACGATAGAGGTATTGGACCAGAAAGCCTGTTGTTTGAGAAGTTGATAGAGTTGGGTAACAACTCACATAGACTTTCTGGGATACTCCCAGTCAAGAGGTTGTTCGAAAGATCAAGAACATTGAGAGATTTTAAGAAGGCAAGTGATTCAGGGATTGAAGAATTGAGCTTGTTGCTTTGCAACAGCAGTAGATTGAGCTTGTTTAGACTTCTAATTTGAGATGGTATGGGACCAGACAGGAGGTTATTGCTGAGATCAATCTTCACCAGATTAATGGCTTGAGAGATTTCAGGAGGTAGAACACCTGAGATATGGTTACTCTGCATAAACAGTTCTGATAGGTTTCTAGCATTTCCAATTTTTTTGGCAATCGGACCACTCAAGTTATTGTAACTCAAATCAATGATTGAAACATGAGGAAGACTGAAAAGTCCTTCTGGTATCGGGCCCTCCAAGTGGTTATGACTAACTCGAAACCGCAGAAGAGTGTTGCAATTTTCATAACTATCAGGTATCTCTCCAGAAAACATATTATCCAGGACAAGAAAGTATTGCAATTTACCTCCCCGGCAAACATCTACTGGCAGTGGACCTGATAGTTGGTTCTCCGACAAGTCTATAACAATCATACCTGATGACTGGCCCAGGTCTTGTGGAACATGTCCTGTCAGGAAGTTGTCGTAAAGTGACAATATGCGCAAGGTCTTGGAGTTTGCAATTACACTTGGGAGTTCTCCTGTGAGACTGTTGTTGTAAAGCTGCAGAACTTGGAGCTTGGGAAGACGGCATATAGATTCTGGAATCTTTCCCATCAATTTATTGACAGAGATGTCCAAGTCTATGAGCTCTGTTAGATTTCCCAGTTCCTCTGGTATACTGCCAGAAAGTTCGTAGTTGTAGTATAGCTCTAGCTGTTGCAAGTTCTTCAACAATCCAAGCTCAGCTGGAATCTGACCTGTGAGAAAGTTGCCACTCAATTCAAGATCAACAAGGGATGTCATGTTTCCTATTGATGCTGGGATCTGACCATGAACGTTGCATGTTGCCAAGATCAAATATTTGAGCTTTATCAGCATGGAAATATCATCTGTAAGTTTCCATGCACTGAATTCGGGAATCTCATTGAAGTTAAGCACCTCAAGGTTGGTAAGATTAGTGACTGACAGGGGGAACTTGCCTGTGAAAATATTGTATGACATGTCAAGTATCCGTAACGATTTCAACGGTGAGAAATCTGGAAGAGATCCACCGAGGTACAAGGAACTCATATTGAGCTCTTCTAAGAGAGTGCAGTTGATGATGCTGTCTAGGAGGTCTCCATGTAGATGGTTGTGACCAATACGGAGGACACGTAACTCAGGCAAGTAAGAGCATATATCAGCTGGAAAGCGACCTGAGAGTAACCACCCTGATATGTCAATCTTTTCAACATACCCTTCATTGTTGCAGCTAACCCCGGGAAAATTGCAGTAAGGTTTCCCTCTTGTAACATCCCACTCTGACAAAACATTTCCTGATAGAGAAGTTTTCATGAGACTGAAAAACTCCGACTGGTTAAAATTGATCCCTTCAGAAGAAAGggacaaagaaaaaagtaagacaaaaatgaagaaaatagaaTAATGATAAGCCATTTGCAAGAATAGGCAGAAAGAGACACAGAGGAGGAGGGATAGAAAGAGTGAAGTTATGTAGGGGATGGGAGATAGTTAACTTGGTTGTTGCAGGGAAGGAGGTGAGGAAGTGAAGAAGTATATAAGTGTGATGATTCAGGGGATCATTGGGTGCAGTGGTAACAAGCCTTGACGATGAAAAAGCAGGTTTGTGCAGTAGTACCAAGAGAGATGGAAAGAGTTGTGCATATCTTTGCATAAAGAAGCTTTAAGTTTATACTCCCACTAACTCATGTAGAGAATAACATCAGTGTTAGTCCTTTCTACTGATCAGATTTTTCTGAATAAACTGCAACGAATCTAAGTCACCGTCTGTCGTTCTGACTTATGATCACTGACCAGGAAATTATGCTTTGATGGTTCTGTTTTCTCGTGTAATTGCCTTAATTTTTACTGTAAATCGTATTGCAGTACGTCTGAACCTGGTATATGTTGCCTGTATAGCACTTTTTTGCCGGAACTCATTTCTTTATCATGCACATGCCAACATTTTTTGCACTTAATTCTAACAATCAACCACATTACATGACATCTATTTTCTTATTTGCGCTGCATATCATGCTTTGATATGCTTATGCCTGGATAAGGGCCCATCTTCGGTCAGCTTTTCAGTTGTAGGTTAGCTGAGCACCATGAATGCATAAAGAATTGTGTATTTATTAACTGCAGATTCTCACTGAGTGCTTAATTTAGTTTTAGTTTATTgactgaggttgttaatttgcaGAACTATTGCAAAGGTGGTTGAATGCAAGTTGTGGTCAAATGGACAGTTAAGTTTGCTCAATTTATCAGATATTACCCATATGGTAGTATATTGATCAGCAGTAGAACTCGTTTTGGTAGACCTTGTTGAGATTATGCCTAATGCATTGCTGCATTCAGTCACCTACTTGTGTGCCTGTGTAGtgcaaatataaaaattttcttAGTGATTTCTTTTCCATCCTTGGTGAATGGCAGCGAGGAATAGATTAGAAAATTCCTTGCTGGATGGA
Coding sequences:
- the LOC120008594 gene encoding receptor protein-tyrosine kinase CEPR1-like — its product is MAYHYSIFFIFVLLFSLSLSSEGINFNQSEFFSLMKTSLSGNVLSEWDVTRGKPYCNFPGVSCNNEGYVEKIDISGWLLSGRFPADICSYLPELRVLRIGHNHLHGDLLDSIINCTLLEELNMSSLYLGGSLPDFSPLKSLRILDMSYNIFTGKFPLSVTNLTNLEVLNFNEIPEFSAWKLTDDISMLIKLKYLILATCNVHGQIPASIGNMTSLVDLELSGNFLTGQIPAELGLLKNLQQLELYYNYELSGSIPEELGNLTELIDLDISVNKLMGKIPESICRLPKLQVLQLYNNSLTGELPSVIANSKTLRILSLYDNFLTGHVPQDLGQSSGMIVIDLSENQLSGPLPVDVCRGGKLQYFLVLDNMFSGEIPDSYENCNTLLRFRVSHNHLEGPIPEGLFSLPHVSIIDLSYNNLSGPIAKKIGNARNLSELFMQSNHISGVLPPEISQAINLVKIDLSNNLLSGPIPSQIRSLNKLNLLLLQSNKLNSSIPESLAFLKSLNVLDLSNNLLTGSIPESLCELLPNSINFSNNRLSGPIPLSLIKGGLVESFSGNPGLCMSVSVNSSEHNFPICSVKYNRKKLNSIWAVGISAVLIIVGTALFIKRQCRNERAVMEHDETLSSSFFSFDVKSFHRISFNQQEILEAMVDKNIVGHGGSGTVYKIELKSGEVVAVKRLWSQKTKHSAPDDRLILDKELNTEVETLGSIRHKNIVKLYCYFSSLDCSLLVYEYMPNGNLWDALHKGRILLDWPIRHQIALGVAQGLAYLHHDLLPQIIHRDIKSSNILLDVNYQAKVADFGIAKVLQARGGKDSTTTVIAGTYSYLAPEYAYSCKATTKCDVYSFGVVLMELITGKKPVEEEYGENKNIVYWVSTKVDTKEGVMEVLDKRLSGSFRDKMIQVLRIAIRCASKTPSYRPTMNEVVQLLKEADPYRFDSTKSSNKTIEMPNVTTIKNQFEL